The genomic region ACcacctctcctctctcatGGTTGTCGGTGCTCACCGCACGATCAAAGACATAGCCGTCAGTTGACCAGCTCATCAGCTCCTCAAACGTGCCGTCCAAATGACCACACATACTGTCCCCGTGGGTCGCGTCTGCCGAGAAACCACTCAATCGGCTCCCGAAGCTGACGTGACGCGAACTCGGCTGGCGCCCGCGCCACACCTCGAACGATACGGGGCCCCGGGCCGACGTGAAGGTCTGGTCAGGGGACGAGGCCGCATCGAGCGGATGCATGGGCACAAATGTCGGCGTGAGCGGCGACAAAATGGGGAGCGAGACGAGGGagtgcgaggaaggcgggaCGTCTTCAGTCGCCGTGGACGGGCGAGTGCGCTTCTGGATCTTGAGAGGAGAGGTTCCAGGTTCCGTCTCCTCTGACACACGCGCGAGTCCCATACTCGCCTGGATATCCTTAAAGATGGTGGTTGGgctgagctcggcgtcggcgtagAACTCGTTGGCCATCATTCCACTTCCGAACGCGTCCGCGAAAGTCAGCGGGGCCGTGCTCTCCTTTttgcggcggcgttggGCGTTCCCGTTTCCGTTTACTGTGCCGGACCGGGCAAAGTCGAGATTCAGCACGCGCGGCGCCGATTCCCCACGCCGGTGGACGGGCGCTGGTGGTGGCACTGACGCCTTTTCCAACGTCACAGATGACCGAATGGGGCGCACAATACACAGCTCGAACGCGTCCTGGATCCTCGCGCGGGTGCGTGCCCGCCATGCCCACTGGAGCTCGTTTTCGTCGCGCCATGTGGTCGCCGGGAAATGAACGGCCGCAGGGTCACGGCGACCCAGCAAGGCTTCGCTTGAGTGCGTCGTCTTCAGCGGACGCgcaaggaagaggagaagggtCAGGGCTGCGAGGGCAACCGCGACAATGCGCACCGCGACGTATGCGCAGGACGCCAGCACCAACCCACGGGCGTACGTCGTCAGTTCGGGGTCGAAGAAGCGCAGGTCGCGCCCCAGCCCACCAGCACTCGCATTCCAGTTCGAGATGAGGAGAACACTCGCAATCccagcgcgcgcggccatcGGCACGAGTCCTGGAAGCAGCTGTACAACGAAGTGTGCCGTCTCGGGCAAAATGTCGAGTGCGTGTGGCGTGTGCCATGCACTGAGCCGGATGTGCAAGAGAAAGCAGAAGTGGTCGAAGCTCAGCAGGGacaggtggaggttggcgtAGAGGGAGAGATAGATCGGCTCGATCGCCGGCCGGAcccgccgccagcggcggTAGTACTGGAAACCGACGCCATATCCCAGCCAGATGCCGAAAACCGATACAACCCAGAGGACACCGTACCCCCCAGCAAGAAAGACCCAAAgggagtgggaggtgggggcgGGAGGGTACATGGCGCACTGCGCGAGCATGTACATGATGTTCACGTCGAAGAACTGAAGTCAGCCGGATGGTTGTAAGAGAGGACTCACGGCCCCAAGGAGGCCATTCCCGACCCATGTCACCCAGAGGAGGAACCATGCGACGCTCTGCGCAGCGCCCCGCACGATACCTAGGTTGAGCTCGCGTTTCCGAAACCGCGGGATCTCCACCACGCTGCTGAACGAATCAAAGTGGGTTCTgtgcggcgtcggcgagagggagaaggacgGCGCCCAGCGCGCAGTGCCGGGCGGTAAGGGAGCAGAGCGTAAACCAGCGAAGACGTGGTCTGAGTAGCGGGTGCGTGTTGGGGTCGCAGTGGCTGGGAACGGCACACTGGCGCTGGCTGCGATACGCAGCGACGGCCGGCCGCGCTTCGACGCGACTGCAGACTTCGAAGTCGACATCACGGGGGAGGCAGAGGGCGCGTCACTGCCAGCCTGCACGTCGGTGCTGCTCATGTCCGACATCGGTGGGATCACTACGATGTCTGGGACAACCTCTGCCTGTCAGCGCGGGGTTTGTTAAGCGACGCCACATACCTGCGTGCGACCGGCTGCGCGATGGCGCATAAGAGGGAGTGGTGGCATTGAAAAGCTGCGGGAGACACAGCGTGTCTGGGTCGTCCCCTGCGTATATGTCCCTGCATTCCTCAGCCTTGTCCGCACCGCCCTTGTCCTACAAGGCTGGCGCAGCCACGCGCGCGGTCTGGTTCTCTTGAGTAATTTCCTGGCTGTAGAGGCACTCTGGTGCACCTGCTTGGCGTCCAGCAGGCTCGGGCGGCAGGGCCGTATTCATCTTCGTGTCAGACATTCCTGTTCGTCAGGAGCGGCCCCTGGCGCGCTTTCGTTCGGTCGTGTATTCCGGCTCGCCAGCGAGCGGATGGACTctgtccttgtcgtcaGTAACCGTGGAGTGTGTAGTTGAGACCTTGTCGTGTGCTGGAAGAAGTGGCACTGAGGGCCCTACATCTGTAATGACGCCCCAAGGATGGGTAGCTTTCGGTACCAGCGACGCACAGACCATGTTGGCGGTCATAGCGGTGGGTGGCAGGCAGGGGATGATGGCTGGCATAAGGCATCAGCTCGTCAGCGTACTCGCTCGAGACAGCATCCAAGCAGGTTTGTCTAGTCCGGGGATTGGGCAACGAGTACACTCAAGGAAGGTGTGATTGACGATCGAATCAATGTGAGTGCACGCCCATGATCATCAACGACCAAAATGATCACGTGATCACCGCGTGGCCTCCACCACGCGTGTCCACCGGAGATGACTGGATGACCTCACCCGACTTCAGCAATAACAATCTCACATTCTCATTGCCTTCTGCTCCGCATCTCTCCCATTCACATACATTTCTTGACTGCCAACTCGAGTTCATATATCCTATGCCTGCACCCAGGTTCTACCAGGGCCGCCGGCAGGCGTTACCTCCCTTAGGCTCCCAACCaaaggacgaggacgatgcCGAACTCCCATTATCCCAGGCCGCACAATTAGCACCGCCGACTCAACTCGAGCGCCCGCGCGAGTGCGTAAACCGGTTCCAAACGCCACCTTTCTCTGTGATTTGCAGCGTGATGGACCGGCTGCGCACAGAGGAGGccggcaagcgcaaggaaATCCTTACGCGGTTCATGAGCCAGTGGCGGCACAAGGTCGGGAACGACCTGTACCCCCTTATCCGGCTACTCCTCCCCGACGTATGTATACATTCCGGTGATGGGATATTGATGCTAGCGTGATCGAGAACGGCCGGTCTATAATCTCAAAGAGGCGATGCTCGCCAAGTCTTACATCGAAGTCCTGGGGATCGACAAGCACTCCGACTCGGCGCTGCGCCTCACCAAGTGGAAGCAGCCGGTCGAGGGCCAGGTGCGCTGCCGCTCATCTCGCCAGCTGAATCCAGACCGACAGCGGAGCCGGCGACTTTGCGCGCGTGTGCTACCATGAAATTgcggcgcggtcgacggtggaggagggcaagctgtcggtcgaggccgtcaacaCTCTGCTCGATCGTTTAGCGGCTGGCAAGATGAAGCAGTAAGTGGTGCGGCTGGTGGTGCCAACTTACTTCAGAGCCGACTACGTGCCCATCCTTCGTCGCATCAATGAGCAGTGCACACCAAGCGAGCAGGAGTGGATAATCCGTATCATTCTGAAAGGTGAACGATGTCTCAGCCACGCTGAAAGTAGACCTCCGCATCTCGATTCGCGAGAAGGCCGTCTTCGCGTGCTTCCATCCGGATGCTGCCACGCTCTTCAACGTGTGCTCCGACCTGAAGCGCGTCTGCTGGACGCTCTACAAGCCCGAGATCCGCCTTGAAAAGAGCGTACGTTTtccaagaaggccgagctgAATACAGCAAGCAAACATCGAGCTGTTCCGATGTTTCCTTCCCCAGCTGTGCCACCGCTCTCCATCGTCCTCGCACGACGCCatcgccaagctcgtcggcgcacCGAACGCCGAGTTCATCATAGAGGAGAAACTCGACGGAGAACGAATTCAGCTGCACATGCGCGGCAGTGGGACGGAGTGGTTTTACTGCTCGCGCAAAGCCAAAGACTATAGTGAGCGTACGTTGACGGGCACGACTAACCTAAGCGTACCTCTATGGCTCCCATATCGGCGAGGGAAGCTTGACTCAATACCTCTCTGGCGTATTCCAAGACGACGTTCGCAAGTGAGTCGATTATGATCCACCCTAGGCTGACTGGCTAGTATCAttctcgacggcgagatgATGGTCTGGGACCCGATCCTTGAAAAGTACCTTGCCTTCGGAACTCTGAAGACGGCGGCAGGAGGTGAGTGTAGACGAGAAGCCTTCGCTGACAGACAAGATCGCATCGCAGACGAGAATtcacctcgtccttgctGTCCGTTAAAGATGAAATGTGCTGACATGCAGTCAAAGTCTTCGACATCTTATTCCTCAACGACCGGTGTCTCACAGGCGCTCGCCTTTCAGAACGGAAGCGCCTACTCAAGTCTGGTCGTGTCTTCCGAAACCTCGAGGATTACAAAGGTCGCATCGAGTtcgtcgatgaggagagaggaAAGAGCGGAAAGGACATTCGCGCTatgctcgagcgcatcctAGAATCCAAGTACGTTTCCACCACCTCACGATGACTGATATCTCCAGAGGCGAGGGTATCGTTGTGAAGAGGTCCGACAGTCAATACGTCACGAACTCGCGAGCTTCAGACTgggtcaaggtcaagccCGAGTACGCGGACCAGATGGGGGAGGTGAGCCTAAGTGACATATTGAAAACTCACACAGAACCTTGATCTCCTGGTCCTCGGAGGATGGTGGGGCAAGGGAGGACGGACGGGAAAGATCTCTTCCCTGCTACTGGGTCTTCGTGTTCCACAAGAAGATGACGGCTCGGGCGAACTACCAATATTCGAGACCTTTGCGAGTGTGGGGTCTGGTATGAGCCACGAGGACTATGAGTGGATTGTGTGAGTTAGCCGTTCGTGACAGAGCTGACAGGAAGGAACAAGCACAGGCAGCACTGGAAGTCCTTTGACCGCCGGAACCCTCCCACGTGGATGAAGGTAGGAGCTGTCGGGATCGATGACAAACGTAGGTCGCACATCGCAGGAGGAACTGATGCCTAGCGGATGTCTATATCGAGCCCGACAAGTCGTTTGTGATGGAAGTTAAAGCCTCAGAGATTGTTTCGCCAGGTGAGTCTCAAGCTCTTCGGACCATTGATGGGCAGCTACCGGCTACGGCGCTGGCTACACCCTCCGCTTCCCGCGCTGCCGCTTTATTTTCTGGGATCGTGCGAGTCGCAATCAGCCAACAAGCGAAGAGCACCGTGATCGTGACATGTGGAATTGCGTACGTGCTCAGTTCCTGGCTGTTTTGCTTACAGTGCAAGCTCAGTGTTGAGGAGTTCATGACCCTGCTCCAAAAGCCCAAGAAGAGGTATATGGATGACGAGAATGGAACGTGAGATCAACCTCTGTAGTCGCACTGACAATAACAGGGCCACTCGCAAGAAACCCAAAATCACCCAGAATCGCGGAAAGGTCGAACTGTTCTCTGATTTCAAGGGACAGAAGATGTCCGAAGACGGTGTGGAAGACCACATCTTCCGCGACATCACGTTCTGTGAGTTCGTGCGACTGAACCAGCTCACACGAGTTATCCCCAAGGACGCTCCAGGTCACACAAAGAAGGAACTGGAGGCGATCGTGTTCAAGCACGGTGGCGATTTCACACAAGCCCAGCTGGCGGACAACTCTGCCCTGGTAATCTCATGGGACGATAAGAGTGCGTCAATCGCGATGACATACTGGTGGGATGCTGACGTACAGCTCCGCGAGTAAAAGCCCAGATCCGGAAGGGCATCAGCGTTGTGAAGCCTCAGTGGATTTTCGAGTCCATCAAGCGGCAGCGGCCTATTCCTCTGCTCAAGGAGTATGGTTTTCGCATGCTcagagctgacaccagccttCTCGTCTTTGCGTCAGAAGACGCGTCCGGCCAGAGGTACTTCAACATGACCGTCGAAGAGATGGACAAGGTGTCGCTTGTTCGCGACCGCACCGGCTCGGCCTTAATTTCTGTTCTCGAcggtgaggaagagaaATCGGGTGACGACGCCAAGTCATCGTCAGCAGCCGAAggctcgccaccgccaatATCCCAGGCTGCGCAGCGCGTTGCGGCGCGGGACACGGAGTGGGGTGTTCAGCGGCCGTCAAACCGTTCTTCGCCAGTCAGCTCGCCAGCCGACTCTGACGCAGAGACCGCCGAAGACGAACGCGAGGCCttgcgcgacgaggaggaggatcaggatgaagaggaggagtacgacgacgatgtgAGCCTTCCCACCCTTTTCTCTCTAGCTGACTCATTAAGCTTCCCGCGACAGCACAGAGCCAGACAGCCGCCCGGCCCGAGATCCAAAGCCAAACCGTGGGCCGCTCTGCCGAAGGATCGGTACCAGAGAACCCGCTCTTCCGTGTGATGGAGAAGAGCAGCCCCCCCAAGGATGTGAGACTACATCCGTCCTCACTGACATCAGTACCAGCCGATGGGCATGGGTGCCGACGACTACGACGAGGACTTGATCTTCACGCACCTCGTGTTCTACATGGATACTGCGACCAACGCCAAGAGGAACGGTTTAGCCAATTCGGTACCGTCTACAGAGACGATGCGGCAGTAGGTCACTGGTTGAGCTCACTAACGACAGCCTCGTGGAcgcggaggagaagatcCGTTGTCACGGTGGGCGCGTCACTGACGACGTGGATTATCCGGGCCTCACGCACATCATCATGGACGATGAAGACTCGGGCCGCTACGCCGAGCTAATGCGCCGCACTTCAAagcccaagctcaagcaCATCGTGCTCCCATCTTGGGTGGACGAGAGCCTGGAAGAGGACACCCTTATGGACGAGGATTGTGAGttgccgtcgaggatgagctgaCCCACAGCGCATAAGCCTCGGTAACCTGTGCCCAAGATCAGGAGAGATTAGATACTGTATTTGTTCAGTTAGACTCTGGCCGGAACCCCTGTATTTTCTCACACTGCTATCCATGATACTACGGGGCGAGACGAGACTATTGCAATGTCACAACTAGAGACAACACATCGTGCGTGGTGGTCGGTTGGCTCTACTcactcggcgaggcggcagAGGGGAACTGAAGAGCCTGATAGCTGGTAGCGACGAGAGGTAGCGTGAATAGGGGTAGAGTAAAACAAGGTGAAGGTTGTTGCTACAGACAAATGGATCAAACATACGAGCACAGTGCAGTTGCCTGCAGACAAGAGAACCCAAGGAGACGCTGGCGAACCTAGGACGCGACCCGGCGCCGCTTGCTGATGGGTGAGTCGATTTCTATCGCATCCCTGGGCCCGCGACTGGGCGAGTCAAGCGAGTAACTCGCCGGGTTGGTGGTCGGGCGAGGCGTCAAGTTGCCCTGTTCAAGAACTTCAAGGGGCTCGAGGGGGGTCGTGTTGGCCTGCTCCTGCTGCTGGTCCTCCTTCATACGGTCGAGACATCCCAACACCTCCCACAGAGGTGTGTTCAGTTGGTCCCGACCCGGAGTGAAGTTGGACCTCGCAGGCGTCTGGTACATGAGAGGCGTCTTCACGTTTGGCGTCCGCATGACAGCCGACGAGCGAGAGATTGGAGTCTTAGGAGGGCCACCCATGGTCTTTGAGGGCAGACCGGGGGTCCGGGGAGCAACGCCCGGAGTCTTTGGTGGAGCGACACGCTCGGCAGCGCGCGGCGCAAGACGGaggttgtcgtcgtcctccccgAACGACTTCTTAAGGGGAGTCGGTTTCATCGCGAAAGGAGCATCTAACCCCGCAGGCGAACGCGGCCCGTTGGAGTggacctcctcggctgGGTTCCATTCGCGCTGCAGACCACTCGGGTGGTGGTTGGCGCCACGAGGGATAGTGAGCGGCATCGGCGATGaagtcggcgacgacgatgtATGGGTGAGAGCCGGTGTCTTGAATGCACTCGAAGTCACGTTGTGGATGGAGCCAGACACTGGACCTGAAGGCACTTCCTGGCGCTTGTGAGCTGGCGTCTCAAATaggttgtcgtcgtcgttgttgAAGTAGTCGTTCATGTCCACTTGCGCCACTTCGTCAGGAGATGCCGGCTGGAAGGTGCGTCTGAGGATGGGTTGAGGCCTTGGAGGCCCATTGGTTGAGAagacgccctcctcgtctggGACGGGAGGCTTGTTCTCCTGGCCCGCGAAGCTGTGGGGCGGCACCATAGACGGCAGGGGTGTGATCGTCCGCTTCTCTTTGGAAGCTGGAATGAACCGGAGAGGCTGGAGCTTCAGGGGACGCCCGGCGTCCTGCTCCTCAGGCTCAAAGTCGAGTccgtcgtcctcaaccTGGAGGCGATCTTGGCTGCCCTGTGGCTGAGGGGACATCCCACGAGGCATTACTGGCATCTGAGGAAGGCCTCGGATGGGCGcctgaggaggaggagagtgtATAGGCATCGCCATGTGAGGTTGGGATGGCATGGGCTGCGgcggcatcggcatcggcatcgacatcggcatcggcatcggcatTGAGTGCTGGAGATGAGACTGGAGGTGCGGTGGGCCGCCTTGTGGTGGTGGACCCCCCATCATCTCctgtggcggtggtgggaggacgAATGGGATTGGGTTAGAGGCCTGTGTGAGACCCTGCCGGTGCTTAGGGACCTTGCCGcgcttgcccttcttgggGACGTACTCGACACCAtctgcctcggccttggcccgggccttctcctcgacacgAATGTCCCACTTGGTTTGGCGACAGTGAGGATAGTGAGGGTCGGACGGCGGAAAAGTCTTGGTGAACTTAGGAACACCGTCAGGGCCCATTTGCCAGTGACacttctcctcgtctggGATAGTCCAGATGCCGCCTTTACCAGGAGGGTGAATCTCTGAGCGAGGGATGGTCATGAAGATCTTGTGTATCGAGAGGTTGTGGCGGACAGAGTTGCGCCACTGGTCGTCATTCCTGAAGAATGGGTAACAGGTCGAGATGTACCGGTAAATGTGCTCAAGAGAAAGTCCTCCAGCCTGGGCGGCCAGGATGGCATTGCCGATCATCCACGCAAATGATAATGGCGGTCGCGTCTCCAACGGCAGTCCTGGAGGAatgccctcgacgcccggGTCCACGGCGGCCTTGGTAGGCTTTGCGCTTGACCGACCAGCGGGCGCtgccttgcgcttctgcGGAGCAGTTGTACGAGCATGAGCTGGCTCAAACGTGGGGATGCGACTGCGGACGCGTCTTGTGGGTGATTCAGCCTCGACATCACTGGATGTGACCGGCTCGGCCTCTGGGCGCGCAGGCCGTTCTGCCGAACTGTTATTGTCCGACGACGAACCGTCTGCAGTCGAGGGACGGTGTTGAAGGTTGTTCTTGGACAAAGGGGTAACTTGCGAGTCGGACGACCCTGGCATGTTGTAGGGCTGTGAgagacgcggcgcgggtcCGAGACGGGCGGGTGTGATGCCGGCGCCTTGCGGCTAGCGCGTCAGCACAACTTGGTAAACGGGCTTACCATGGGAGTAGGCGCATGTTGAAAGTCGTAGTGGACGTGGCTGGTGGGATAAACGTAGACGTTGGGGTCGGCAACCATGTCTCCGTTAAGCCCCTGATGATGGGGTTGGGGCGAGACCTCAATGGGACCACCGAACACGTCTGCGCCTCTCATGGTGTACCGGCTTCCGGCACCATTCGGACCCGACGACGGTTGTGGCGGAATGGCGTAGCGGATGCCAGCCAACGTCGGCACATGAGTAGTAGTTGGGTGCGGAGGCATAGTGTGGGCTGGCGTCATGTTGTAGTCTGGGTGATGGAAAGGTGGGAGCCCgttgtggtggtgggaaGGGGAGTGGTGAGGTGGGGGAGCGTGAGTCATCACTGGAGAGACAAAGCTAGACGGCAATTGCTGGAAAAGAACTCGTTGATGGGCGTCTAACGCGTCGATGGGTGTGCCGCGTGCTGGGTGAGACTCTGGTTGATATGTGCGCGATTGTGGTCCTTGCGGCAGAAAGGAAGTCTGCTGCGGGTCCATCGAAAGCGCAGGCCGTAGGGGTTGGCGCTAACGCGCAGCCAAGTGATGTAGGAGTGAGATTCGATTGGGGAGGTTGGATGGTGGCGAGTTCGAGTTGCAACTGCCGATGAGCGTAAGCAACATGAGTTATCTCACCTTGTAAAGTTGAGAGCACCATCAACTGGTCAAGACGCAAGGTGAGCAGCAAGCCAAGGTATTGCTCGTTGTTGGTGGCTCCAATGACCTCAAGACCTAATACTGGCCCGGTGGCAGCGGAGCAAACGGCGGCAAAgacacgtcgtcgtcgtcgcgtcaCAGAGAAAGTGATTAAAACCTTTATCGACGCGTTGAGAATAAACACAAAGGTCTCACGCTCGAGTCGATGTTTATTCGTTCAAGTCGACGATTGGATTGTCGCCGGGAGAGGCGGTGAAAAGACGGGCGCGTCTCCGGGTCGGATCGCGTGATAGCAAGGGTCGACGTTCACGGGGCCAGATCGTgacgcgacgcgttcaAACGCAAAACTTGACacgggcgcgcgcgcgtggtGGCGTGTGCAGAGGTTGCGAGCAAAGGGGAGTGTGCGTTCACTGCTGATAGAACCAAGCTAAGAGGAtggatgaggtggaggcaACGCGTGTGACGCCGTCGGCCAGTGCCGAATGCGACTGGGCGGTGCAAGAGGGATAAGAAGGGGTTGATGGGGGGCAAGGGGTGTACGTGATCAAGGTATGAGTTATGGATAGGAAATGCTTGGAATAGCAGGATAAAGAAGTAGAGGATTGGAAGGAGTGATGAAGATGgggagatgaggagagtAATGATGAACAAGGAAGGTAGGATGGATGAATGTGGATGAGGTAGAGTGAGAGGAACACCTTTACAATGCTACTTTGGTGGTCGCTTGATCACCTGAGAAGGGGGAAGCGGGCAACGGAACAGAGGCCCAGAGGCAAGGTAAGGGAAAAGGGcaaggggggggggaggcAACAAGGTAAACTTGCGAGTGACTGTAAGATTGTAAGATTCTAGGCCAACTGCCAAAAGGTAAGTCGCGCTCTTCACCTTGGCTCAAATGCCAAAATCCTATCATTTCGTTGCAGCTGACTTACATTGAACCCTGAAAAATCACAACTTGCGCAAAAGAGCAGAGGAAGTTTGACACTCACGAATCAGGGAAACATTCACTCCTCAATCGTCATACACTTTCTACTAATCAAAGCATTAGACACAAACCTATCTAAACCTATTGCTTCGGAGACTACAGGGAAATGGTGCTACTTTAGGTAAGAGGTCAGGTACAGAGTACTTTTCCCTGATTGTTTTCCTTACCATTTGGTCTTTGTATAATGAGAGTAATTGGTGGTTGACGTCATGGAATTAGGTTTGAACGCGCTATGCGCCACAGAATGCTAATCCAACTCAAAACATGGCCAATTCTAGTTTTCATGTCATTCTCTGTAGCCCAATGTCTTTACGCAGGGCAACAGGCACAGTACAGCCTTTCAACGCGTCTTTGGAGTACGTACTGCCTAGGCTATAGACTGGATGAGTGTCTGAGTCTGAGGGCGGAAGAGTCCGAACAATGACGACAAATGAAAAATCAATCGCGAAAAGTTGCACTCAAGTAGGGTGGCAAATCTCATTCAAGACAACAAGCCTGTGTAACTTGAATTTGGATCGTGTCATCCACTACTTTTGAATACTTCAACCACTTCAGTATCCAATTTAACCCCTGGTCGTTTCTTGGCAAAGGGCACCGTGACTATTGTATCGAATCCTACTCGTCTCGACTTTGTCACACCGGCCATCCCCAATCTCCGCGTAGAACTCCCTCTACGCCACcctctccagctcgacgcaTCCTAACCGCGGAATGTGTGGAATCACGCTCACGATCGGTCCGGACAACGACCTGTCCCTCGCGCGCTCGTTGCATGCCGCCAACGCTGCGCGCGGGCCGGACACACAAGGCGTGTACGCCAGACGTGTGGGCGCTGACCTCCTGCTGCTTGGAGCCAGCGTACTTGGCCTTCGCGGCGCGGTCACAGCGCAACCAAAGGTTGGGACT from Cutaneotrichosporon cavernicola HIS019 DNA, chromosome: 2 harbors:
- the LIG4 gene encoding uncharacterized protein (BRCT domain, a BRCA1 C-terminus domain); the encoded protein is MPAPRFYQGRRQALPPLGSQPKDEDDAELPLSQAAQLAPPTQLERPRDVMDRLRTEEAGKRKEILTRFMSQWRHKVGNDLYPLIRLLLPDRDRERPVYNLKEAMLAKSYIEVLGIDKHSDSALRLTKWKQPVEGQTDSGAGDFARVCYHEIAARSTVEEGKLSVEAVNTLLDRLAAGKMKQADYVPILRRINEQCTPSEQEWIIRIILKVDLRISIREKAVFACFHPDAATLFNVCSDLKRVCWTLYKPEIRLEKSQANIELFRCFLPQLCHRSPSSSHDAIAKLVGAPNAEFIIEEKLDGERIQLHMRGSGTEWFYCSRKAKDYTYLYGSHIGEGSLTQYLSGVFQDDVRNIILDGEMMVWDPILEKYLAFGTLKTAAGVKVFDILFLNDRCLTGARLSERKRLLKSGRVFRNLEDYKGRIEFVDEERGKSGKDIRAMLERILESKGEGIVVKRSDSQYVTNSRASDWVKVKPEYADQMGENLDLLVLGGWWGKGGRTGKISSLLLGLRVPQEDDGSGELPIFETFASVGSGMSHEDYEWIVNKHRQHWKSFDRRNPPTWMKVGAVGIDDKPDVYIEPDKSFVMEVKASEIVSPATGYGAGYTLRFPRCRFIFWDRASRNQPTSEEHRDRDMWNCLSVEEFMTLLQKPKKRYMDDENGTATRKKPKITQNRGKVELFSDFKGQKMSEDGVEDHIFRDITFFIPKDAPGHTKKELEAIVFKHGGDFTQAQLADNSALVISWDDKTPRVKAQIRKGISVVKPQWIFESIKRQRPIPLLKDLLVFASEDASGQRYFNMTVEEMDKVSLVRDRTGSALISVLDGEEEKSGDDAKSSSAAEGSPPPISQAAQRVAARDTEWGVQRPSNRSSPVSSPADSDAETAEDEREALRDEEEDQDEEEEYDDDLPATAQSQTAARPEIQSQTVGRSAEGSVPENPLFRVMEKSSPPKDYQPMGMGADDYDEDLIFTHLVFYMDTATNAKRNGLANSVPSTETMRHLVDAEEKIRCHGGRVTDDVDYPGLTHIIMDDEDSGRYAELMRRTSKPKLKHIVLPSWVDESLEEDTLMDEDSHKPR
- a CDS encoding uncharacterized protein (FORKHEAD); amino-acid sequence: MPPHPTTTHVPTLAGIRYAIPPQPSSGPNGAGSRYTMRGADVFGGPIEVSPQPHHQGLNGDMVADPNVYVYPTSHVHYDFQHAPTPMPQGAGITPARLGPAPRLSQPYNMPGSSDSQVTPLSKNNLQHRPSTADGSSSDNNSSAERPARPEAEPVTSSDVEAESPTRRVRSRIPTFEPAHARTTAPQKRKAAPAGRSSAKPTKAAVDPGVEGIPPGLPLETRPPLSFAWMIGNAILAAQAGGLSLEHIYRYISTCYPFFRNDDQWRNSVRHNLSIHKIFMTIPRSEIHPPGKGGIWTIPDEEKCHWQMGPDGVPKFTKTFPPSDPHYPHCRQTKWDIRVEEKARAKAEADGVEYVPKKGKRGKVPKHRQGLTQASNPIPFVLPPPPQEMMGGPPPQGGPPHLQSHLQHSMPMPMPMSMPMPMPPQPMPSQPHMAMPIHSPPPQAPIRGLPQMPVMPRGMSPQPQGSQDRLQVEDDGLDFEPEEQDAGRPLKLQPLRFIPASKEKRTITPLPSMVPPHSFAGQENKPPVPDEEGVFSTNGPPRPQPILRRTFQPASPDEVAQVDMNDYFNNDDDNLFETPAHKRQEVPSGPVSGSIHNVTSSAFKTPALTHTSSSPTSSPMPLTIPRGANHHPSGLQREWNPAEEVHSNGPRSPAGLDAPFAMKPTPLKKSFGEDDDNLRLAPRAAERVAPPKTPGVAPRTPGLPSKTMGGPPKTPISRSSAVMRTPNVKTPLMYQTPARSNFTPGRDQLNTPLWEVLGCLDRMKEDQQQEQANTTPLEPLEVLEQGNLTPRPTTNPASYSLDSPSRGPRDAIEIDSPISKRRRVAS